One Aegilops tauschii subsp. strangulata cultivar AL8/78 chromosome 7, Aet v6.0, whole genome shotgun sequence genomic window carries:
- the LOC109746243 gene encoding uncharacterized protein has translation MLEGKATVEDTDMPAKMQLQATLAASRALDRFDILDCRSIAAHIKKTAALQEFDTIHGPGWQCVVGCSFGCYFTHSKGRFIYFKFELLRFLVFKGMANEQPLPC, from the exons ATGCTGGAAGGGAAGGCGACGGTGGAGGACACCGACATGCCGGCCAAGATGCAGCTGCAGGCCACGTTGGCGGCGTCCAGGGCGCTCGACCGCTTCGACATCCTCGACTGCCGGAGCATCGCGGCGCACATCAAGAAG ACGGCTGCACTACAAGAGTTCGACACGATCCATGGCCCGGGGTGGCAGTGCGTGGTGGGCTGCAGCTTCGGCTGCTACTTCACGCACAGCAAGGGGAGGTTCATATACTTCAAGTTCGAGTTGCTCAGGTTCCTCGTCTTCAAAGGCATGGCGAATGAGCAACCGCTACCGTGCTGA